The following proteins are encoded in a genomic region of Galbibacter sp. BG1:
- a CDS encoding DUF4294 domain-containing protein — MFKYIIYIVFSLPLSFVFSQEKDRDSLVEMETDSIERPYYFFEGDSIPRSMIELEPVVVFQPLRFASYKDKVRYYILKRKTIKVYPYAKLASERLTELNERLESIESKSKRRQYTRIIQRYIEEEFSAELKKLTRTEGQILVKLIHRQTGETAFDLVKELRSGWRAFWYNTTASMFDIDLKIEYQPQEVQEDYLIEDILQRAFSDGKLERQESALDFEYADLTNKWRDYNDRISFKKR; from the coding sequence TTGTTTAAATACATTATATATATAGTATTCTCTTTGCCGTTATCCTTTGTCTTCTCTCAAGAAAAGGATAGAGACTCCCTTGTAGAAATGGAAACCGATTCTATAGAACGTCCTTATTATTTTTTTGAAGGGGATTCTATCCCTAGAAGTATGATAGAACTAGAACCGGTTGTTGTATTTCAGCCCTTGCGTTTTGCTTCTTATAAAGATAAAGTACGCTATTACATACTGAAGCGTAAAACCATAAAGGTATATCCTTATGCTAAATTGGCTTCGGAAAGATTGACAGAATTAAATGAACGTTTGGAAAGTATAGAATCCAAATCCAAACGTAGGCAGTATACCCGTATCATTCAGCGTTATATTGAAGAGGAGTTCTCTGCGGAATTAAAAAAGCTCACTCGTACAGAAGGCCAGATATTGGTAAAATTGATCCATAGGCAAACAGGGGAAACCGCTTTCGATTTAGTAAAGGAACTGCGTAGCGGCTGGCGGGCTTTTTGGTACAATACCACAGCAAGTATGTTCGATATCGACCTTAAAATCGAATACCAACCACAAGAGGTGCAAGAAGATTATTTAATTGAAGACATACTTCAACGTGCTTTTTCTGATGGCAAGTTGGAAAGGCAAGAGTCTGCTTTAGATTTTGAATATGCAGATCTAACCAACAAATGGCGTGATTACAACGATCGAATTTCTTTTAAGAAACGATAA
- a CDS encoding PolC-type DNA polymerase III → MGLFDLFKKEPPKYPEFWKKYESTFEKKLPETIGETRFVILDTETTGFNFMSDRMLCIGAVSLKNNIINVSEVFEVYINQKQFNPETVKIHGIINNEPAAMLSEKEAIIKFLEYIENSILVAHHAHFDIEMLNRALERLGLPVLKNKVLDTMILYKATRIHSNLINRNKSYSLDEVAENLNISLKDRHTAAGDAMITTIGFLKIINKLFPKENGKLKDLLKIR, encoded by the coding sequence ATGGGATTATTCGATTTATTTAAAAAAGAGCCTCCCAAATACCCCGAGTTTTGGAAAAAATATGAATCTACTTTCGAGAAGAAACTTCCAGAAACCATTGGCGAAACCCGGTTTGTTATATTGGACACAGAAACAACTGGCTTTAATTTTATGAGCGATCGAATGCTTTGCATAGGTGCCGTTTCTTTAAAGAACAATATCATTAACGTTTCAGAGGTATTTGAAGTTTACATAAACCAAAAACAATTTAATCCAGAGACTGTTAAAATCCACGGTATTATTAACAACGAACCGGCAGCCATGCTTTCAGAAAAAGAAGCCATCATCAAGTTTTTGGAATATATAGAAAATTCGATTTTAGTGGCACATCATGCCCATTTCGATATTGAAATGTTAAACCGTGCCCTGGAACGTTTGGGATTACCAGTCTTAAAAAACAAAGTCTTGGATACCATGATTTTGTATAAGGCCACACGCATTCATTCCAACTTAATAAATAGAAACAAGTCTTATAGCTTAGATGAAGTTGCTGAAAATCTCAATATTTCCCTAAAAGATAGACATACGGCCGCAGGTGATGCAATGATTACCACAATCGGGTTTTTGAAAATTATAAATAAGCTTTTTCCAAAAGAAAACGGTAAATTAAAGGATCTTTTAAAAATTAGGTAA
- a CDS encoding NUDIX hydrolase, whose amino-acid sequence MDEYVDILDKEGNATGEVLLKSEAHRKGLFHPTAHVWIYTQDGKVLIQKRVATKKTFPNKWDVSVAGHISAGETPLISAIREIKEEIGLDVTQKDLEKIGIHRSTIVHSQEVIDCEFHHIYLVELKQSVDSLILQKDEVAAVKLIDIDVYLGELGNYALMKDYVPLEPDYLDLVFSAIRRKLK is encoded by the coding sequence TTGGATGAATATGTAGATATATTGGATAAGGAAGGAAATGCAACGGGAGAAGTCCTTTTGAAGTCGGAAGCACATCGAAAAGGACTTTTTCATCCCACCGCACATGTTTGGATCTATACCCAAGATGGTAAAGTGCTTATTCAAAAACGTGTTGCTACCAAGAAAACCTTCCCAAACAAATGGGATGTTTCCGTAGCTGGACATATAAGTGCGGGAGAAACACCCCTGATTTCTGCAATTCGCGAAATTAAGGAAGAAATAGGTCTGGACGTCACCCAGAAAGACCTGGAGAAGATCGGGATTCATAGATCTACCATAGTACACAGCCAAGAGGTTATCGATTGCGAATTTCACCATATTTATTTAGTGGAATTAAAGCAATCCGTAGATTCACTCATTCTTCAAAAAGACGAAGTTGCAGCGGTAAAACTAATCGATATTGATGTTTATCTAGGTGAACTTGGCAACTATGCCCTTATGAAAGATTACGTCCCCTTGGAACCAGATTATTTGGATTTGGTATTTTCTGCCATCCGACGAAAACTAAAATAA
- a CDS encoding DUF294 nucleotidyltransferase-like domain-containing protein, translating to MKNTIAERVADFLKRFPPFELLKTNELLEIAQEVQVIYKQKGAVIFQQGDSGHHQFYIVHKGAVSIQRNENDVTETLDKCDEGDIFGLRPIFAKENYLISAIADEECILYAISIETFQPIIQNNYRVGQFLIESFASNTRNPYSREHRGRLYTEGEPKQEMAPELFELQPVNYVKNIISCTKETPVSQVAKQMSDKNVGSILVLENDLPIGVVTDKDIRNTIAVGLFPIDVAVEKIMSSPVICYSKGLTIAQAQVAMMKHKISHICITKDGTPNSKVLGIVSEHDIIVSQGNNPAALMKAIKRAKKTKTLKAIRGRIMHLLNGYLQQNIPMTHVSKIMFELNDATIKRVIERSLKKMNTPPPVNFAWMSLGSQGRKEQLLHTDQDNAIVFEDVVEEQLEGTRKYFLKLAKLVNKTLNTIGYEYCPADMMAKNPDYTLSLTEWKQKFTHWITEPGNDEILLCSIFFDYDISYGDSKLTNQLSDTIFSLSENNSLFINTLASVALRSPSPLGFFRQFLVEANGEHKDFFNLKKRALMPLTDAARVLILQHKIKNINNTAERFEKLAALEPENKELYLSCSYSAKALLKFRTKQGLLHNDTGRFIELETLSKEEKIKLKRCFKSVNEVQELIKLRFKITPFL from the coding sequence ATGAAAAACACCATTGCAGAGCGCGTTGCCGATTTTTTAAAGAGATTTCCACCCTTCGAACTTTTAAAGACCAATGAATTACTGGAAATCGCACAGGAGGTTCAGGTGATCTACAAGCAAAAAGGAGCTGTTATTTTTCAACAAGGGGATTCTGGTCACCACCAATTTTATATTGTTCATAAGGGTGCTGTTTCCATTCAACGAAATGAAAATGATGTTACAGAAACCCTCGACAAATGTGATGAGGGGGATATTTTTGGTTTGCGTCCCATTTTTGCGAAGGAAAATTATCTAATCAGTGCAATAGCGGATGAAGAATGTATTTTATATGCCATTTCCATTGAAACTTTCCAACCTATAATTCAAAATAATTACCGTGTGGGCCAGTTTTTAATTGAAAGTTTTGCCTCCAATACAAGAAATCCGTATTCAAGGGAACACCGAGGAAGATTGTATACCGAAGGCGAACCAAAACAAGAAATGGCTCCAGAGCTATTTGAATTGCAACCCGTAAATTATGTAAAAAACATTATTAGCTGTACCAAAGAAACTCCCGTATCTCAAGTGGCCAAGCAAATGTCTGATAAAAATGTAGGATCCATATTAGTCTTGGAAAACGACTTGCCGATTGGGGTGGTTACCGATAAGGATATAAGAAACACTATTGCTGTAGGGCTCTTCCCTATTGATGTGGCTGTAGAAAAAATTATGTCCTCTCCCGTTATTTGCTATTCCAAAGGACTTACCATTGCCCAAGCACAAGTTGCCATGATGAAGCACAAAATAAGTCATATCTGCATTACCAAGGATGGCACCCCAAACAGTAAAGTTTTGGGAATAGTTTCTGAACATGATATTATTGTAAGTCAAGGGAATAATCCTGCGGCTTTAATGAAAGCCATAAAACGCGCCAAAAAAACAAAAACGCTTAAAGCGATTCGTGGGCGTATCATGCATTTATTAAATGGGTATTTACAACAGAATATCCCCATGACGCATGTTTCTAAAATAATGTTTGAATTGAATGACGCCACCATAAAAAGAGTTATCGAGCGGAGCCTAAAGAAAATGAACACACCACCGCCGGTTAACTTTGCATGGATGTCTTTGGGAAGCCAAGGCAGAAAAGAGCAGCTTTTGCATACCGACCAAGATAATGCCATTGTTTTTGAAGACGTTGTGGAGGAACAGTTGGAAGGTACCAGAAAATACTTTTTAAAACTGGCGAAATTGGTAAATAAAACCCTCAACACCATTGGTTATGAATATTGTCCAGCAGACATGATGGCCAAAAACCCTGATTACACTTTATCGCTCACCGAATGGAAACAAAAATTTACCCATTGGATTACAGAACCTGGCAATGATGAGATTTTATTATGCTCCATTTTTTTTGATTATGATATTTCCTATGGCGACAGCAAACTTACCAATCAACTTTCAGATACCATTTTTAGCTTAAGCGAAAACAATTCCCTTTTTATAAACACTTTAGCTTCCGTAGCCTTAAGGAGTCCGTCGCCGCTCGGATTTTTCAGGCAGTTTTTGGTAGAAGCCAATGGCGAGCATAAAGATTTCTTTAACTTGAAAAAGCGTGCTTTAATGCCCCTTACCGATGCGGCCAGAGTACTTATCCTTCAGCATAAAATAAAAAACATAAATAATACAGCCGAGCGTTTCGAGAAATTAGCGGCCCTCGAACCCGAAAATAAAGAACTGTATTTATCCTGTTCTTATTCTGCCAAAGCACTTCTTAAATTTAGAACTAAACAAGGGCTGTTGCATAATGACACGGGACGTTTTATCGAGCTGGAAACCTTATCGAAGGAAGAAAAAATTAAATTGAAACGTTGCTTTAAATCTGTTAATGAGGTTCAAGAACTTATTAAACTTCGTTTTAAAATAACACCTTTTCTATAA
- a CDS encoding M42 family metallopeptidase has product MAKKKIINEKSIQFLEKYLNNASPTGYESEGQKLWMEYLKPYVDSFITDTYGTAVGVINPEAEYKVVIEGHSDEISWYVNYITDNGLIYVIRNGGSDHQIAPSKVVNIHTKKGIVKGVFGWPAIHTRDNKDENAPKLDNIFIDIGAKDKEEVEKMGVHVGCVITYPDEFFILNNDKFVCRAIDNRAGGFMIAEVARLLHENKEKLPFGLYITNSVQEEIGLRGAEMITQTIKPNVAIVTDVCHDTTTPMIEKKKQGHTEIGKGPVISYAPAVQNKLRELIIETAEEKEIPFQRMAASRMTGTDTDAFAYSNGGVASALISLPLRYMHTTVETVHREDVEHVIQLIYETLLKIKPNETFSYFD; this is encoded by the coding sequence ATGGCGAAAAAGAAAATCATCAACGAAAAATCTATTCAGTTTTTAGAAAAATACTTAAATAATGCCTCTCCAACAGGTTACGAATCTGAAGGGCAAAAATTATGGATGGAATACCTTAAACCTTATGTGGATTCCTTTATTACTGACACCTACGGAACTGCTGTGGGCGTTATTAACCCTGAGGCCGAGTATAAGGTTGTTATTGAAGGACATTCTGATGAGATCTCATGGTATGTAAATTATATTACAGATAATGGACTCATTTACGTAATTAGAAATGGGGGAAGTGATCACCAAATTGCTCCTTCTAAGGTGGTGAACATCCATACCAAAAAAGGAATTGTAAAAGGGGTTTTTGGCTGGCCAGCAATACATACGAGGGATAATAAAGACGAAAATGCCCCTAAATTGGATAATATTTTTATCGATATTGGTGCGAAGGATAAAGAAGAGGTTGAAAAAATGGGTGTACATGTTGGGTGCGTTATTACGTATCCCGATGAATTTTTTATCCTGAACAACGATAAGTTTGTATGCCGGGCAATAGACAACCGTGCAGGTGGTTTTATGATTGCTGAAGTGGCTCGTTTGCTACATGAAAATAAGGAAAAGTTACCTTTTGGGCTTTACATCACCAATTCTGTACAGGAAGAAATTGGTTTACGTGGCGCAGAAATGATTACGCAAACCATTAAACCAAACGTTGCAATTGTTACCGATGTTTGCCACGACACCACTACCCCAATGATTGAAAAGAAAAAACAGGGTCATACAGAAATTGGAAAAGGACCAGTCATATCTTATGCTCCTGCCGTTCAAAACAAATTGCGTGAGCTAATTATTGAAACTGCAGAGGAAAAAGAAATTCCTTTTCAACGCATGGCAGCTTCAAGGATGACAGGAACCGACACCGATGCTTTTGCCTACAGTAACGGCGGGGTAGCTTCTGCACTTATCTCTTTACCGCTACGCTACATGCACACAACGGTAGAAACTGTTCATAGAGAGGACGTGGAGCATGTTATTCAATTAATTTATGAGACATTGTTAAAGATAAAACCGAATGAAACTTTTAGCTATTTTGATTAA
- a CDS encoding DNA topoisomerase IB, translated as MKISTKELNKILTDPEEAAKFGNLVYIYENDLEILRKKKGEEFIYLRENKPLTDEKIINRIESLVIPPAWQNVKIAAIENAHLQVIGEDLKKRKQYRYHELWTKIRNCTKFYKMSAFGKMLPSLREKVDNDLSLKGMPQEKVLALIVRLMDETHIRIGNEYYAKKNNSYGLSTMRTRHLKTVDTKMKFHFVGKRGKEHRVTIKNKRLKRLVLQSKEIPGWELFQYYDESGNHHSVDSGMVNEYIHDLSGDDFSAKDFRTWAATTIFFSSLYQSGIETKESKNKKNILKAYDSAAEGLGNTRNVCRKYYVHPEVVKQYETGEIDSYFKGLNRRKEQHYFSKEESAVLDIINGYQIVIDEL; from the coding sequence GTGAAAATTTCAACCAAAGAACTGAACAAAATTCTAACCGATCCCGAGGAAGCCGCAAAATTTGGAAACTTAGTTTACATCTACGAAAACGATTTGGAGATTTTAAGGAAGAAAAAAGGGGAGGAATTTATATATCTTCGAGAGAACAAGCCTTTAACCGATGAAAAAATAATCAATCGTATTGAGAGTCTCGTGATCCCTCCAGCTTGGCAAAATGTAAAAATTGCCGCTATTGAAAATGCCCATTTGCAAGTAATTGGAGAAGATTTAAAAAAGCGGAAACAATATAGATATCACGAGCTATGGACTAAAATAAGAAACTGTACTAAGTTTTATAAGATGAGTGCTTTTGGCAAAATGCTGCCAAGTTTAAGGGAAAAAGTTGATAATGACCTTTCCTTAAAAGGTATGCCACAAGAGAAAGTATTGGCTTTAATTGTAAGGCTGATGGATGAAACCCACATACGAATAGGCAACGAATACTACGCCAAGAAAAACAATTCCTATGGTCTTTCCACCATGCGCACTAGACACTTGAAAACGGTGGACACTAAAATGAAGTTTCATTTTGTAGGGAAAAGAGGTAAAGAACACAGGGTTACGATAAAAAATAAAAGACTAAAACGCCTTGTACTGCAAAGCAAGGAAATACCAGGATGGGAGCTTTTTCAATATTATGATGAAAGTGGAAACCATCATTCCGTAGACTCTGGCATGGTAAACGAATACATCCATGACCTCAGCGGCGATGATTTTTCTGCCAAAGACTTTAGAACATGGGCAGCCACGACTATTTTTTTTAGTTCCCTTTACCAATCTGGAATAGAGACCAAAGAATCCAAAAACAAAAAGAATATTCTAAAGGCCTACGATTCGGCGGCAGAAGGCCTTGGAAACACCCGCAATGTTTGCAGAAAGTATTATGTGCATCCCGAGGTTGTAAAACAATATGAAACAGGGGAAATAGATTCTTATTTTAAAGGACTTAACCGTAGAAAAGAACAGCACTACTTTTCCAAAGAAGAGAGTGCTGTTTTAGATATTATTAATGGTTACCAAATAGTTATTGACGAACTTTAA